The following are from one region of the Carassius auratus strain Wakin chromosome 43, ASM336829v1, whole genome shotgun sequence genome:
- the LOC113061641 gene encoding uncharacterized protein LOC113061641, with the protein MEGSGAERTALRRFGDSGMMLLPWTKQILTVLWEHLRLLVQVICCSLMTVFQMFRFEVHLRITDETGQHIQHMTSGSGDPSDSFLLSSLFENNKNIVVGGSNPLSKFGRDPFDVSSHSRAVLSSLVGDELCCSLVEDLVSHATECLNDTEDLYIGDHSMWKHGYDWTILGGSERKCEEKTCTFTTHVSGFSPKEFRKHQKPSGDPDSYSSSTEDVQAPCPVQSVGQFSDSEFSWGSTDSSCFEGEREENDKLWDLLTSSTDPYHPLHFKACLSSAVNEKSKTQVVSKAESPTVSRSTVSTGSDSSKDEDEEEEALWRSLSQNDDPYHPLNFRAPLQSSPATPIHDSPSDNTQNKTDRLLKSPRRSKPTLPPRKVAHHCCHKLPVETLSVMPWRRHVGLTAVRGNQRKRPPFKKVKFSPIVQVHKMQAWSFAFQASRKGPWEEFARDRDRFRKRISETEKAIGYCLSLSHKEKLWACKDSTQKK; encoded by the exons ATGGAAGGGAGCGGAGCGGAGCGGACCGCGCTGCGTCGCTTCGGGGACAGCGGCATGATGCTTCTGCCCTGGACTAAACAGATCCTGACGGTGCTGTGGGAGCACCTCAGACTGCTGGTCCAGGTCATCTGCTGCTCTCTGATGACCG TTTTCCAGATGTTCAGGTTTGAAGTCCATCTGAGAATTACAGACGAGACAGGGCAACACATTCAGCACATGACAAGCGGGTCAGGAGACCCTTCTGACAGTTTCCTGCTCTCGTCCTTgtttgaaaacaacaaaaacatcgtGGTCGGGGGTTCCAATCCACTTTCCAAATTCGGCAGGGACCCTTTTGATGTGAGTTCCCACTCCAGAGCTGTCCTGTCCAGTCTGGTCGGCGATGAACTCTGTTGCTCTTTAGTGGAAGACCTTGTGTCCCATGCAACAGAGTGTCTCAATGACACTGAAGATCTCTATATCGGAGATCACTCCATGTGGAAACATGGATACGACTGGACCATATTAGGAGGATCAGAAAGAAAATGTGAAGAGAAAACCTGCACGTTTACTACACATGTGTCCGGGTTTTCTCCAAAGGAGTTCAGAAAGCATCAGAAACCCAGCGGTGATCCTGATTCGTATAGTTCATCTACTGAGGATGTTCAAGCTCCATGTCCGGTGCAGTCAGTCGGTCAGTTCTCAGACAGTGAGTTCAGCTGGGGAAGCACAGACAGCTCTTGTTTTGAAGGAGAACGAGAGGAGAATGACAAACTCTGGGACCTTCTGACCAGCTCGACGGATCCATATCACCCTCtgcacttcaaggcatgtttgtCGAGTGCAGTTAATGAAAAAAGCAAAACACAGGTGGTTTCCAAGGCTGAGAGTCCCACTGTATCACGGTCCACTGTATCAACAGGCTCCGATTCTTccaaagatgaagatgaagaagaagaggcCTTATGGAGGTCCCTCTCTCAGAATGATGACCCATATCATCCACTGAATTTCAGAGCCCCTCTTCAAAGCTCACCGGCTACACCAATACACGATTCGCCCAGCgacaacacacaaaataaaaccgaTAGACTCTTAAAATCTCCAAGGCGCTCAAAGCCAACATTACCGCCAAGGAAAGTCGCTCACCATTGCTGCCACAAATTACCCGTTGAGACATTATCAGTGATGCCATGGAGAAGACATGTTGGTCTGACTGCTGTTCGGGGAAACCAGAGGAAACGTCCCCCTTTTAAGAAG GTGAAGTTTTCTCCCATCGTACAAGTCCACAAGATGCAAGCCTGGTCCTTTGCTTTTCAAGCCTCTCGTAAGGGACCGTGGGAGGAGTTTGCACGGGACAGGGACCGTTTCCGAAAGAGGATCAGTGAAACCGAGAAGGCCATTGGCTACTGTTTAAGTTTGTCACACAAGGAAAAGCTGTGGGCCTGTAAGGACAGCACACAGAAGAAGTAA